In Cytobacillus sp. IB215665, a single window of DNA contains:
- a CDS encoding SemiSWEET transporter, whose product MSITYLGILAGILTSCAFIPQAIKVLLTNRTQDISILMYSSFTLGVFIWAIYGFIIGDLAIILTNIVTFIPAVLILVLTVKNNRKKTNN is encoded by the coding sequence ATGTCTATTACTTATCTAGGTATTTTAGCAGGTATATTAACGAGTTGTGCATTTATTCCACAGGCTATTAAAGTATTGTTAACAAATAGAACACAAGATATATCAATTTTAATGTATAGTTCTTTTACCTTGGGAGTGTTTATTTGGGCAATATATGGATTCATCATAGGAGATTTAGCAATTATATTAACAAACATTGTTACGTTCATTCCAGCTGTACTCATTTTAGTACTTACGGTTAAGAATAATCGTAAGAAAACTAATAACTAA
- a CDS encoding threonine aldolase family protein, whose protein sequence is MSEMNPLLEAYNETAYQIGGHGKRDIRVLKESFKDIAEGLESDIYGKGKIIENFEVKMAKYLGKESAVFFPSGTMAQQIALRLWCDHKGLKKVGYHPLCHLEIHEEDGLKELHHIEPVLLADKDRLITLEDIISIDEEIACVLLELPQREIGGQLPDYKTLESISLYCRNNGIKLHLDGARLFEILPYYEKTAAEICSLFDSVYVSLYKGIGGIAGAILAGDNKFTEDSKVWKRRHGGDLISLYPYIISADYYFNERIHKMGEYFEATKKLAGIINECDFISTRPLNPVSNMFHVHVDVPKDVITPILVSIYSEAQVGLTSYVKESLNNTCYFEVSIGDRFNNIPSEEVEKAFRMLDEQCQTVQGKD, encoded by the coding sequence ATGAGTGAAATGAATCCTTTACTGGAAGCTTATAACGAAACAGCATATCAAATAGGAGGCCATGGCAAAAGAGATATACGAGTTTTAAAGGAATCTTTTAAAGATATTGCCGAAGGGCTTGAGAGTGATATTTATGGAAAAGGTAAAATAATTGAAAATTTTGAAGTGAAAATGGCAAAGTATTTAGGGAAAGAATCAGCTGTGTTTTTTCCAAGTGGAACGATGGCACAACAGATCGCATTAAGACTATGGTGTGATCATAAAGGGCTAAAAAAAGTTGGTTATCATCCATTATGTCATTTAGAAATTCATGAAGAGGATGGGTTGAAAGAATTACACCATATTGAACCTGTGTTATTAGCGGATAAAGATAGACTCATTACTTTGGAGGATATTATAAGCATTGATGAGGAAATTGCTTGCGTATTGTTAGAGCTACCTCAACGTGAGATTGGGGGCCAATTACCAGATTATAAAACACTAGAATCTATTTCTCTATACTGTAGAAATAACGGGATTAAGCTACATTTAGACGGAGCTAGATTATTTGAAATTCTTCCGTACTACGAGAAGACTGCAGCTGAAATTTGTAGTCTTTTTGATAGTGTTTATGTGTCTCTTTATAAGGGGATTGGTGGGATTGCTGGAGCCATCCTTGCAGGTGATAACAAATTTACTGAGGATTCGAAAGTTTGGAAAAGACGTCACGGTGGCGACTTAATTAGCTTATATCCTTATATCATTAGTGCTGATTATTATTTTAATGAGCGTATACATAAAATGGGAGAGTATTTTGAAGCCACAAAGAAGCTTGCAGGAATTATTAATGAATGCGACTTTATCTCAACTAGACCACTCAATCCGGTTTCTAATATGTTCCATGTGCATGTTGATGTGCCAAAAGATGTAATTACACCAATACTAGTCTCAATATATAGTGAGGCGCAAGTTGGTTTAACGAGCTATGTAAAAGAATCACTAAACAATACATGTTATTTCGAGGTAAGCATTGGAGATAGGTTTAACAATATACCATCAGAGGAAGTTGAAAAAGCATTTCGGATGCTTGATGAACAATGTCAGACCGTACAAGGTAAGGATTAG